Within Wyeomyia smithii strain HCP4-BCI-WySm-NY-G18 chromosome 2, ASM2978416v1, whole genome shotgun sequence, the genomic segment tccacagtccaaataagcactgacgaaggcactatgtcagtgccgaaatacgtatttgcaagtgaaaagtgaaaagtgatagaattaaatagtgaaagtgaataaaaagtgaaaagtgtagtgaattAAACTTGTTGTGGTATCCCTCTATGTTGTTGGATGTTCTTGGCATATCATTTAATGTATTCGATCTCGTAGTCCAGAATTCTGGAGGGAACCTGGGCTGCGCGCCGAGCTTTCCGCATCTGCTGTTACCAAACACATAATTTTTGGCAATATAATCAAAAAATGGCGTCATCGATTGTGGCGCTGATGCTCGGACAATGCCCAAGCCTTCAGGCACATCTTGCGGATCCAAGAAGGCTAAGGCTTGGGCTTGTCGGAACGCCATCTGCATCCTTACGCTCTTCGTATATTCACCACTTAGTCCACTTTTTTTCAAACGCTTCCACCAATTTTTTGTTAGGTGGAAGTAGCAACCAAACTGTGTCGCATCAGGGAAAACTTTTGATACGGCCTTTATCTCAGCAGCCTCAAAGTCTGTTAGCACAATGGAGGGTCTAAGAGCAATCCCATTATCGACAGCGGCAGTTTTTACCAATTTAAGAGCTTTCCGATATGTTGACTCGGCTTTGTCAGGGAGAAGCATTTGTACTAGTGGCAAAAATATCCGGTATCTTCCATACCCTATGGATCCGTGGATCGTGAAAACCTGTCGGAAGTTTTTCGGGGAGGAGGAAAATGTGCCATTTAGCACAAATATGCTCGCCTGACTCAGCCTCGTCAAATTTGCTATAGTCGTAAAAATCATTAGACGACCTTCTCCAAttgtaatatttttcaacaaaaactccCGACCATCGAAAgtttttgtgaaattttctTCGATTTCATCATAATCGGCCGGATCCACTGGCAGGTGGCCCCTATGGCGTTGTCGCTGGCATTGCCTTTTCTGTGCTAATTTGGACATAGTTGTTTGTACCTAGAAAATGATTTGCGAAAAATATAtatcggaagcggcggccacgTGCACTCAAACAACTGATCTGTTGGATTTCCTAGGTCTATTCCAAACACAGGGGTGATCCCCtagtttacgtccgaacgagcggtagcgagtaaggacagcattcatcccggacaatcgagttggccaaaggccacgagtgtgttgcATTATATGTAGTTTTTAATATAAACTTATGTTTAAATGCAGAAATTGTGCTATTGAAATATCTCATAGACCGGAAGATTTTCGGCGGTAAACATCGCATGAAAATATACAGACGTTGGCGACAACAAATAGTCAACACAAACAGTTCACACAAATGATGAAATCGAAAAtacgaaaatttttaaattttcagcctTATGATTTTTAGCCTTTCGTGATTCACCTTCCGTGTTTTTCagccttttgtagtttttagcctttcgtgatttcagcctttcgagtttcagcctttcgtgtttcagccttttgagtttcagcctttcgtagtagaccccAGTGAGTTATTTGTGGTTCTCCAGCAGCAAACAGAAATTTATTGAAAAGTACGGTCAATATACCAAGATAATACAATATTAAAGTACAAACAACACCCGCCCCGTGTGCCAGTCATTAATTTCAGTCAAGCTGCTGAGCGGCTGAGCCTCCATCTTATACCTTACAAGTCtcttaaaaaaattgatgaaaacggCTCTAACTCCACTATTAGTTGGTAGTGTTTTAAACCAAGgcttttttattgtttattgtcgaACATGTTCGGACtgctcatataaaaaataaagataaaCATATAAACTTATTTTGACCGAAGCCATATTCTCGAAAAAACTGGTTCCGTGAAAAACATTGATAACGACATTGATACCTTTGATGTTGATATTgtatataattttcaaaaaataaaattacacttATCGGCTCCTGCATACACCATCATAATCAAAATCGGCGCGCTT encodes:
- the LOC129719977 gene encoding uncharacterized protein LOC129719977, encoding MQEANAKCPGRSRTEIIDGRHRMISCTEHNHMPDPLRAETTRYRVALKRKALEGNEQPEKIIRLCAAQFPVEVQTTMSKLAQKRQCQRQRHRGHLPVDPADYDEIEENFTKTFDGREFLLKNITIGEGRLMIFTTIANLTRLSQASIFVLNGTFSSSPKNFRQVFTIHGSIGYGRYRIFLPLVQMLLPDKAESTYRKALKLVKTAAVDNGIALRPSIVLTDFEAAEIKAVSKVFPDATQFGCYFHLTKNWWKRLKKSGLSGEYTKSVRMQMAFRQAQALAFLDPQDVPEGLGIVRASAPQSMTPFFDYIAKNYVFGRRSNRHLLNICGIYKEKPLPGVVAKR